A region from the Desulfoglaeba alkanexedens ALDC genome encodes:
- a CDS encoding nitrogenase component I subunit alpha, whose protein sequence is MAIPEEYKLKCDITIPERYMHHALTNRKEPNIPANNIKTIPGDMTERGCAFAGCRGVIGGPIGDCIQVVHSPAGCAWYQWGTRRNLSAIYSWAGPGVLCNDSHNRRHAISTDLQEKDVVFGGTEKLEKACLEAWRLVPGAGGILIFTTCTSGLIGDDCHAVARRVQKEIGKPVFVFDSPGFCGVSQSIGHHHFNIQFYEQITEYREKHPEACMNEEEKGPYDIAIVGDFNMDWDLAYIKPLFEKLGCRVVLVFTGGERLENLMKLPDVKLNVLHCQRSCTYISKLLVEGFEVPYVNVSLFGLEQTAEALRKVAAFFGSEDMKQKAEQIIEQELKVVSPAIDFYREKLSGKRVGIYVGGPRVWHWQKLMHELGMKVVFGMCTFAHDDDYEKINARAEDGVFLVDSPNEFEIEECLERFKPDLFLTGLKEKYLCRKFGVPTVNSHSYEKGPYACFRGMVNFARDIYQGVYAPVWKFVRDNDFI, encoded by the coding sequence ATGGCTATTCCAGAAGAATACAAGTTAAAATGCGACATTACTATACCTGAGAGATATATGCATCATGCGCTCACAAACAGAAAAGAGCCCAATATCCCCGCAAACAATATCAAAACCATACCCGGGGATATGACTGAGCGCGGTTGCGCCTTTGCCGGATGCCGTGGAGTCATTGGCGGACCAATCGGCGACTGTATTCAGGTAGTCCATTCACCGGCCGGATGCGCCTGGTATCAGTGGGGCACCCGGAGGAATCTTTCGGCCATTTATTCCTGGGCAGGTCCCGGTGTGCTCTGCAATGATTCTCATAACCGCAGGCATGCTATCAGCACAGACTTGCAGGAAAAGGATGTGGTCTTTGGGGGCACGGAAAAGCTCGAAAAGGCATGCCTTGAGGCCTGGCGTCTTGTCCCGGGCGCTGGAGGCATCCTGATCTTTACCACGTGCACCAGCGGGCTTATCGGAGATGACTGCCATGCTGTGGCCCGAAGGGTTCAAAAAGAGATCGGCAAGCCTGTATTTGTTTTTGATTCTCCTGGCTTTTGCGGGGTTAGCCAGTCTATTGGGCATCACCATTTCAATATCCAGTTCTATGAACAGATAACGGAGTATAGAGAGAAACACCCGGAAGCCTGTATGAACGAAGAGGAAAAGGGGCCGTATGACATTGCCATTGTCGGCGACTTCAATATGGACTGGGATCTGGCTTATATCAAGCCTCTTTTTGAAAAGCTGGGGTGTCGTGTCGTATTGGTCTTTACCGGCGGCGAGCGCCTTGAAAATTTAATGAAATTGCCTGATGTCAAGCTGAATGTACTCCACTGCCAGCGGTCCTGCACCTATATCTCTAAGCTGCTAGTTGAAGGTTTTGAGGTCCCCTATGTGAACGTAAGTCTGTTCGGCCTGGAGCAGACAGCAGAGGCATTAAGAAAGGTTGCCGCATTCTTCGGCTCTGAAGATATGAAGCAGAAGGCAGAGCAGATCATTGAACAAGAACTCAAGGTCGTATCTCCGGCCATAGATTTCTACAGGGAAAAGTTGTCAGGCAAAAGAGTGGGCATTTATGTAGGCGGGCCACGGGTATGGCACTGGCAGAAGCTTATGCACGAATTAGGTATGAAGGTGGTCTTTGGCATGTGCACCTTTGCCCATGATGACGACTACGAAAAAATCAATGCCAGGGCGGAAGACGGTGTTTTCCTTGTGGACAGTCCCAATGAATTCGAGATCGAGGAGTGTCTGGAGAGGTTTAAGCCCGACCTGTTTCTCACCGGCTTAAAGGAAAAATATCTCTGCCGCAAGTTTGGGGTGCCGACAGTAAATTCACATTCCTATGAAAAGGGTCCCTATGCCTGCTTCAGGGGCATGGTGAACTTTGCCAGGGATATATATCAGGGGGTTTACGCGCCTGTCTGGAAATTCGTCAGGGACAACGATTTTATTTAG
- a CDS encoding radical SAM protein yields the protein MWLAHPCYDPEAHFQIGRIHLPVAPTCNIRCGYCVRSVGALENRPGITQEVIRPSKALSRLKQALTLEPRIQIAAVAGPGDPLANEATFETFALVKEYFPGLTKCLSTNGLLLADKLPLLKELGVNYLTVTLNAVNPEIGERIYTRVMWKGHVYHGLEGARILLERQMEGIYQASRMGFFVKVNTVFIPGINSDHVVEIAREMRDAGAHIMNIMPLIPLGIFSGLPSPAPNEISRVRAQCLPIINQWYLCKQCRADAAGVPGEEPGREVQQEACPYPYTTVNTAPCALCSH from the coding sequence ATGTGGTTAGCACATCCCTGTTATGACCCGGAGGCGCATTTCCAGATTGGTCGGATTCACCTGCCGGTCGCTCCTACTTGCAATATTAGATGCGGTTATTGTGTGCGAAGTGTAGGCGCGCTTGAGAATCGTCCGGGTATCACCCAGGAAGTCATCAGGCCAAGCAAGGCATTAAGCCGCCTGAAACAGGCGCTTACCCTTGAACCTCGTATTCAGATTGCCGCCGTTGCCGGTCCGGGTGATCCTCTGGCCAACGAGGCCACATTCGAGACCTTTGCCCTCGTCAAAGAGTATTTCCCGGGTCTAACAAAGTGTCTGAGTACCAACGGACTACTGCTCGCAGATAAGCTTCCGCTTCTGAAAGAACTGGGCGTGAATTATCTTACGGTAACGCTCAATGCGGTAAATCCGGAAATAGGCGAGAGAATATATACAAGGGTCATGTGGAAGGGGCATGTCTATCACGGACTGGAAGGTGCCCGAATATTACTGGAACGTCAGATGGAAGGGATTTATCAGGCCAGCCGTATGGGATTTTTTGTAAAGGTAAATACTGTATTCATTCCGGGTATCAATTCTGACCACGTTGTTGAGATTGCCCGAGAGATGAGGGACGCAGGCGCCCATATCATGAACATTATGCCTTTGATCCCTTTGGGCATTTTTTCCGGGCTGCCTTCGCCTGCGCCAAACGAAATCAGCAGGGTCCGAGCGCAATGTCTCCCAATAATCAACCAATGGTATCTCTGCAAGCAATGCAGGGCCGATGCGGCAGGGGTACCCGGGGAGGAACCAGGAAGAGAGGTTCAGCAAGAGGCATGCCCTTATCCGTATACCACCGTCAATACTGCACCCTGTGCTCTGTGCAGTCACTGA
- a CDS encoding P-II family nitrogen regulator codes for MKEIYAIIRVNKVYSTKKALEEIGFPSITVFNYRVFGRGKQKGIVDEVSFSVSPEVSQMAKHGGMKYIPKRLLYLVVDDEDITRIVDTIIQANQTGHYGDGRIFVCPVEEALRIRTGEKGAQALA; via the coding sequence ATGAAGGAAATCTACGCGATTATCCGGGTAAACAAGGTCTACAGTACCAAAAAGGCCTTGGAAGAGATTGGCTTTCCATCAATTACCGTCTTTAACTACAGGGTGTTTGGCCGGGGAAAACAGAAAGGCATTGTCGATGAAGTAAGTTTTTCAGTAAGTCCGGAAGTCAGTCAAATGGCTAAACATGGTGGCATGAAATATATCCCTAAACGCCTTTTGTATCTGGTCGTGGATGATGAAGACATCACCAGGATAGTAGATACAATTATTCAGGCCAATCAGACCGGTCATTACGGCGATGGGCGCATCTTTGTCTGCCCGGTGGAAGAAGCGCTCCGGATCAGGACAGGAGAAAAGGGCGCTCAAGCTCTTGCGTGA
- a CDS encoding P-II family nitrogen regulator, protein MKMIKGIVRPEKVEEVVDALAEEGFVALTKIDVVGRGKQKGLDVGGIHYDELPKTMLMIVTDDDKVDKIANTIIEKGRTGHFGDGKIFITPVEEAYTIRTGAKGM, encoded by the coding sequence ATGAAGATGATAAAGGGAATCGTTAGGCCCGAGAAGGTGGAAGAAGTCGTAGATGCCCTGGCTGAAGAAGGTTTTGTCGCGCTTACCAAGATAGATGTGGTTGGAAGGGGCAAACAAAAGGGACTGGATGTCGGCGGTATTCATTATGACGAATTGCCTAAGACGATGCTTATGATCGTAACAGACGATGATAAGGTGGATAAAATCGCAAATACCATTATAGAAAAGGGGCGAACAGGTCATTTTGGCGACGGAAAAATATTTATTACGCCGGTTGAAGAGGCCTATACGATCAGGACCGGCGCCAAGGGGATGTAG
- the nifH gene encoding nitrogenase iron protein, translated as MRKIGIYGKGGIGKSTTTQNMAAAMAVCFGKKVMIHGCDPKADATRMILGVMSQETVLDTLREFGQENVTVDKVVKVGFSGIRAVESGGPEPGVGCAGRGIITAIDLMEELGGYPDDLEFLFYDVLGDVVCGGFAMPMRQGKAQEIYIVTSGEMMAIYAANNISKGLAKYAKRSGVRLGGIICNSRNVDKERELVEEFCDRIGTQMIYFVPRDNIVQRAEFNKKTVMEFDPDSKQAGEYKNLAQRIIENENFVIPEPIMRMDELEELVMKYGIV; from the coding sequence ATGAGAAAGATCGGCATTTATGGGAAAGGCGGCATCGGCAAGTCAACCACAACCCAGAATATGGCCGCGGCCATGGCCGTGTGTTTTGGGAAAAAGGTGATGATCCATGGTTGTGATCCCAAGGCGGATGCAACCCGAATGATTCTGGGTGTCATGTCTCAGGAAACTGTACTGGATACCCTGAGGGAATTCGGCCAGGAAAATGTGACTGTGGATAAGGTGGTGAAAGTAGGGTTCAGCGGAATTCGCGCTGTGGAATCAGGAGGACCCGAACCAGGAGTGGGTTGTGCAGGTAGAGGTATCATAACCGCTATTGACCTGATGGAGGAGCTGGGCGGCTATCCGGACGATCTGGAATTCCTGTTTTATGATGTGCTCGGTGATGTTGTGTGCGGTGGTTTTGCCATGCCCATGCGTCAAGGCAAGGCACAGGAGATATATATCGTTACTTCCGGGGAAATGATGGCCATCTATGCAGCCAACAACATCAGTAAAGGATTGGCAAAATATGCAAAGCGCAGCGGCGTCCGTTTGGGCGGAATCATCTGTAACAGCAGGAATGTAGATAAGGAACGAGAGTTGGTTGAGGAATTCTGTGACCGCATCGGCACCCAGATGATCTATTTTGTACCAAGGGACAACATAGTGCAAAGGGCGGAATTCAACAAGAAGACAGTGATGGAATTTGATCCTGACTCTAAACAGGCAGGTGAATACAAAAATCTTGCCCAGCGGATAATAGAAAATGAGAACTTTGTAATCCCTGAGCCTATTATGAGGATGGATGAGTTAGAAGAGCTGGTAATGAAATACGGGATCGTCTAG
- a CDS encoding OB-fold domain-containing protein, which produces MPYLVVLVEIQEGPWIMGNLYDMDPVRADMELIGKPVELGCRVFPGDKYSDGPIARPAFRLARQ; this is translated from the coding sequence GTGCCTTATCTTGTCGTGCTGGTGGAGATCCAGGAAGGCCCATGGATCATGGGAAACCTATACGACATGGACCCGGTGCGGGCCGACATGGAACTGATCGGCAAACCGGTGGAACTCGGCTGCCGAGTCTTTCCCGGCGACAAGTACTCCGACGGTCCCATAGCCCGGCCGGCATTCCGGCTTGCGCGCCAATAA
- a CDS encoding 3-hydroxyacyl-CoA dehydrogenase — MKIKDHVSIVTGGASGLGEATVRAIVEAGGKAAIFDLADQRGAELAKELGDAAIYCHVDVADEKSAEDGVAKTVEAFGAVHSVVNCAGIGIAAKVVGKKGPMPLDQFSKVISVNLVGTFNVTRLAAVRMIENAPNEEGERGVVINTASVAAFEGQIGQAAYSASKAGIVGMTLPIAREFADHGIRVVTIAPGLFETPMFASLPEKARESLKAQLPFPSRFGRPAEFAMMVKCILSIPVLNGETIRLDSAMRMQAR, encoded by the coding sequence ATGAAAATCAAGGACCATGTATCCATCGTCACCGGCGGCGCCTCCGGGCTCGGGGAAGCCACTGTCCGCGCCATCGTCGAAGCGGGGGGCAAGGCCGCTATCTTCGATTTGGCCGACCAACGGGGAGCCGAATTGGCCAAGGAACTCGGCGATGCCGCCATCTATTGCCATGTGGACGTGGCCGACGAGAAATCGGCCGAAGACGGTGTGGCGAAAACCGTTGAAGCCTTCGGGGCCGTCCACTCGGTGGTCAACTGCGCGGGCATCGGTATTGCGGCGAAGGTGGTGGGTAAAAAAGGCCCCATGCCGCTTGACCAGTTCAGCAAAGTCATCTCGGTCAACCTGGTGGGGACCTTTAACGTCACGAGGCTGGCCGCGGTGCGGATGATCGAAAATGCACCCAACGAGGAAGGCGAGCGGGGCGTGGTGATTAACACCGCCTCTGTGGCCGCCTTTGAGGGGCAGATAGGCCAGGCGGCCTACTCGGCATCCAAGGCGGGCATCGTGGGCATGACGCTGCCCATTGCAAGAGAGTTTGCCGATCACGGCATCCGCGTCGTCACCATCGCGCCCGGGCTCTTTGAAACCCCGATGTTTGCGTCCCTTCCCGAGAAGGCCCGGGAGTCGCTGAAAGCTCAGCTGCCGTTTCCGTCCCGCTTCGGCCGGCCGGCCGAGTTCGCCATGATGGTCAAGTGCATCCTTTCCATCCCGGTGTTAAACGGCGAGACCATCCGGCTGGATTCGGCCATGCGGATGCAGGCAAGGTAA
- a CDS encoding thiolase C-terminal domain-containing protein yields the protein MRKVAIVGTGHTDFVSGSPKTEIEMFCEAAAEAMGECGIGPERIQALYCGNVFGDFAEGQGMIQSYIANELGLHHVPATRFEGACASATLAIRDAFVWVASGFYDIVLVGGTEKATAMGTPLATRTFAMGTDAKYESAAGLTFPGFFALLAHLYADRYKVPMERLREQMSLVSVQSHFYGTKNPHAQFKHKQVTVEQVSSGFLVASPLRLLDCCPFSDGAAALVLASEEAAKKLTDKPVYITGVGQASSPRLSAQAPYVPRIRAREISVKQAYDMAGIGPSDVDICELHDCFSIASIIAAENLGFAENGKGGELWEKGETKIGGKIPINISGGLKAKGHPIGATGASQTCEIVRQLRGDLADSGRQVEGARIGLVDTLGGDGIIANLVLQAGW from the coding sequence ATGAGGAAAGTCGCTATTGTAGGGACCGGGCATACGGATTTCGTTTCCGGGTCCCCGAAAACCGAAATCGAGATGTTCTGCGAGGCGGCCGCCGAGGCCATGGGCGAATGCGGCATCGGCCCGGAGCGTATCCAGGCCTTATACTGCGGCAACGTTTTCGGAGACTTTGCCGAGGGGCAGGGAATGATCCAGTCCTATATCGCAAACGAACTAGGCCTCCACCACGTGCCGGCCACCCGGTTCGAAGGTGCATGTGCATCCGCCACCCTGGCTATTCGGGACGCCTTCGTGTGGGTGGCGTCCGGGTTTTACGACATCGTGCTGGTAGGCGGCACGGAAAAGGCCACGGCCATGGGCACACCTCTTGCCACGAGGACCTTTGCCATGGGGACGGACGCCAAGTACGAATCTGCCGCCGGCCTCACCTTTCCTGGCTTTTTCGCCCTGCTGGCCCACCTCTATGCCGACAGGTATAAGGTTCCCATGGAGCGCCTCAGGGAGCAGATGTCGCTGGTTTCCGTTCAGTCCCATTTCTACGGAACCAAAAACCCGCACGCACAGTTCAAACATAAGCAAGTCACGGTTGAGCAGGTCTCCAGCGGATTCCTGGTCGCCTCCCCGCTCCGCCTCCTCGACTGCTGCCCGTTTTCCGACGGGGCGGCCGCGCTGGTGCTCGCTTCCGAGGAAGCGGCCAAGAAACTCACGGACAAGCCGGTTTACATCACAGGCGTGGGCCAGGCCTCCTCTCCCCGCCTAAGCGCCCAGGCGCCCTACGTGCCTCGTATCCGCGCAAGAGAAATATCGGTCAAGCAGGCATACGACATGGCCGGTATCGGCCCCTCGGACGTCGATATCTGCGAGCTGCACGACTGCTTCAGCATCGCCTCGATCATCGCCGCTGAAAACCTTGGTTTTGCGGAAAACGGAAAAGGCGGGGAACTCTGGGAAAAGGGCGAGACCAAGATCGGCGGCAAAATACCCATCAACATCTCCGGTGGGCTCAAGGCCAAGGGGCATCCCATCGGCGCCACCGGCGCATCCCAGACATGCGAGATCGTCCGGCAACTGCGGGGGGACCTGGCCGATAGCGGTAGGCAGGTGGAAGGCGCCAGGATCGGCTTGGTCGATACCCTGGGCGGCGACGGCATCATCGCCAACCTGGTCCTGCAAGCCGGCTGGTAA
- a CDS encoding Zn-ribbon domain-containing OB-fold protein, producing the protein MEYKLPFREYHKGLVQNRLLGLKCNQCGTVTCPPQMSCRNCASYDLEVTQLSGRGKITSFTTIYVAPEGRETEAPYLVVLVELEEGPWIMGNLYDMDPVLADMELIGKPVELGCRVFPGDKYSDGPIARPAFRFVRR; encoded by the coding sequence ATGGAATACAAACTTCCCTTCCGTGAATATCACAAGGGGTTGGTCCAAAACCGGCTCCTGGGGCTCAAGTGCAACCAGTGCGGCACCGTCACCTGCCCGCCGCAGATGAGCTGCAGAAACTGTGCCTCATACGACCTGGAAGTCACCCAGCTATCCGGCAGGGGCAAAATCACCAGTTTTACCACCATCTACGTTGCCCCCGAGGGTCGCGAGACAGAGGCGCCCTATCTTGTCGTGCTGGTGGAGCTCGAGGAAGGCCCATGGATCATGGGAAACCTATACGACATGGACCCGGTACTGGCTGACATGGAACTGATCGGTAAACCGGTGGAGCTCGGCTGCCGAGTCTTCCCCGGCGACAAGTACTCCGACGGTCCCATAGCCAGGCCGGCATTCCGGTTTGTCCGCCGATAA